The following proteins are co-located in the Spirosoma montaniterrae genome:
- a CDS encoding DinB family protein has protein sequence MSQLAHRVDGVLSDLDDLLQQLPAPAYAEPLSVFSGSSLGQHVRHVLEFFQCLTAGLATGEVDYDARQRDRQLEQNLDYARQTLHRLRSMLNKLDAEKPLRLRQSYGIESVLLVPTNVSRELVYNIEHAVHHMALVRIGVQLYHPAIQLPQHFGVAHSTLIHKQTA, from the coding sequence ATGAGTCAACTGGCGCATAGGGTCGATGGCGTTTTAAGCGACCTCGACGATCTGTTGCAGCAACTACCCGCTCCCGCTTATGCCGAGCCACTGAGCGTGTTTTCGGGCAGTTCGCTGGGGCAGCATGTTCGGCACGTGCTGGAGTTTTTTCAGTGCCTGACCGCCGGGCTGGCAACCGGCGAAGTTGATTACGACGCCCGGCAACGCGACCGGCAGCTTGAGCAAAACCTGGACTACGCCCGCCAAACGCTGCACCGCCTGCGAAGTATGCTGAACAAGCTGGATGCTGAGAAGCCCCTGCGGCTGCGGCAAAGTTATGGCATCGAGTCGGTGCTGCTTGTGCCAACCAACGTGAGCCGTGAACTGGTCTACAACATCGAACATGCGGTTCACCATATGGCTTTGGTACGTATTGGCGTGCAGCTTTATCATCCGGCTATTCAGTTACCCCAACATTTTGGTGTGGCCCATTCAACGCTCATTCATAAACAAACTGCCTGA
- a CDS encoding DoxX family protein, with the protein MKVNQIISWICRLVAAVIMAQTLFFKFTAAPESVHIFSTLGVEPWGRLATGTFELIASLLLLWPGRYQSVTTVLGAGLSLGLMVGAIGAHLTVLGIESQGDGGQLFVYAVTVAVAAIVLLIIHWRQVMLLVPIKPNRL; encoded by the coding sequence ATGAAAGTGAACCAGATTATCAGTTGGATTTGTCGACTCGTTGCCGCAGTGATTATGGCACAAACGCTGTTTTTTAAATTTACAGCAGCTCCCGAATCGGTCCATATTTTTTCGACGCTTGGCGTAGAACCCTGGGGGCGGCTTGCCACCGGAACGTTTGAGTTGATTGCGTCGCTGCTATTGTTGTGGCCCGGTCGCTACCAATCTGTAACAACGGTGCTGGGCGCGGGGTTGTCGTTAGGGCTGATGGTGGGTGCTATCGGAGCACACCTGACCGTGCTGGGCATCGAATCGCAGGGCGACGGCGGGCAGTTATTCGTTTACGCCGTTACGGTGGCCGTAGCCGCTATTGTGCTGCTGATTATTCACTGGCGGCAGGTTATGCTGTTAGTACCGATAAAACCGAACCGTTTATGA
- a CDS encoding YHS domain-containing (seleno)protein, whose translation MKPSYFLLLLCIGIGLSSARAQSPNAQRQTQFNLAKNLAISGYDPVSYFDGKPREGRADMAVTYKGVTYHFANAANANRFKKSPATYEPAYGGWCAYAMGATGEKVDIDPETYKITNGRLYLFYNRLFNNTLPKWNKDETNLARQADANWLKFYR comes from the coding sequence ATGAAACCCTCATACTTCCTCCTTCTGCTGTGTATCGGCATCGGCTTGTCGTCGGCGCGGGCGCAATCGCCCAATGCACAGCGGCAGACTCAGTTCAACTTAGCTAAAAATCTGGCAATCAGCGGCTACGACCCGGTCAGTTATTTCGACGGCAAACCCCGCGAAGGCCGGGCCGACATGGCCGTTACCTACAAAGGCGTTACCTATCACTTCGCCAACGCGGCCAATGCCAACCGTTTTAAAAAGAGTCCGGCAACTTATGAGCCAGCTTATGGCGGGTGGTGTGCGTATGCGATGGGGGCAACGGGCGAAAAAGTAGACATCGACCCCGAAACGTACAAAATTACCAACGGACGGCTGTATCTCTTTTACAACCGGCTCTTTAACAACACCCTGCCCAAGTGGAATAAGGACGAGACGAATCTGGCCCGGCAAGCCGACGCAAACTGGCTGAAATTTTACCGCTGA